The following proteins are encoded in a genomic region of Brachypodium distachyon strain Bd21 chromosome 1, Brachypodium_distachyon_v3.0, whole genome shotgun sequence:
- the LOC100835308 gene encoding T-complex protein 1 subunit gamma, translated as MALHAPVLVLKDSLKRESGAKVHHANIQAAKAVADIIRTTLGPRSMLKMLLDASGGIVVTNDGNAILREIDIAHPAAKSMIELSRTQDEEVGDGTTSVIVLAGEMLHVAEAFIEKNYHPTVICRAYTKALEDALAVLDKIAMPVDVNDRGAMLGLVKSSIGTKFTGQFGDLIADLAIDATTTAGVDLGQGMREVDIKKYIKVEKIPGGQLEDSRVLKGVMFNKDVVAPGKMKRKIVNPRIILLDCPVEYKKGENQTNAELMKEEDWQVLLELEEEYIKNLCAQILKFKPDLVVTEKGLSDLAIHYLSKAGVSAIRRLRKTDNNRIAKACGAVIVNRPEELQESDVGTRAGLFEVKKIGDEFFSFIVDCKDPKACTVLLRGASKDVLNEVERNLQDAMSVARNILKNPKLLPGGGGTELTVSATLKQKSSSVEGVEKWPYEAAALAFEAIPRTLLQNCGLNVIRTMTQLQGKHANGENAWVGIDGRSGDIVDMKERKIWDSYSVKAQTFKTAIEAACMLLRIDDIVSGIKKKQAPGAGAPKQPQIEQEGDADTEQMIPE; from the exons ATGGCATTGCACGCCCCCGTACTCGTGCTCA AGGACTCATTGAAGAGGGAATCCGGCGCCAAGGTTCACCATGCCAACATTCAGGCCGCAAAG GCCGTGGCAGATATCATTCGCACTACTTTGGGTCCTAGGTCAATGTTGAAGATGCTTCTGGATGCTAGTGGAG GTATTGTGGTCACTAATGATGGCAATGCTATATTGCGGGAAATAGACATTGCTCATCCTGCTGCCAAG TCTATGATTGAGCTAAGCCGCACACAAGATGAAGAAGTGGGTGATGGCACAACATCTGTCATTGTTCTAG CTGGTGAGATGCTCCATGTTGCAGAAGCGTTTATTGAAAAGAACTACCACCCAACTGTTATTTGCCGAG CCTACACCAAAGCTCTCGAGGATGCTTTAGCTGTCCTTGACAAAATTGCGATGCCTGTTGATGTGAATGACC GCGGGGCAATGCTAGGGCTGGTGAAGAGTTCCATTGGTACAAAATTCACTGGTCAGTTCGGTGACCTTATTGCT GACCTTGCTATAGATGCTACTACAACAGCAGGTGTTGACCTAGGTCAAGGCATGCGTGAAGTCGATATCAAGAAATACATCAAAGTAGAGAAGATTCCTGGTGGCCAGTTGGAGGATTCAAGGGTTCTTAAAGGAGTCATGTTCAATAAAGATGTTGTGGCTCCTggaaaaatgaaaaggaaGATAGTTAATCCGCGTATCATTCTTCTGGATTGCCCTGTTGAGtacaagaaaggagaaaatcaGACAAATGCTGAGTTGatgaaggaagaagattg GCAGGTTCTGCTAGAGCTGGAGGAAGAATACATAAAGAACCTCTGTGCgcaaattttaaaattcaaGCCTGATTTGGTTGTCACAGAGAAAGGTCTCAGTGATCTTGCTATCCATTATTTAAGCAAGGCCGGTGTTAGTGCGATCCGTCGACTTAGGAAGACTGACAACAACAGGATTGCTAAGGCTTGTGGTGCAGTTATAGTGAACAGACCAGAGGAGCTTCAAGAATCAGATGTGGGAACACGGGCTGGCCTCTTTGAGGTCAAGAAGATTGGTGATGAATTCTTTTCCTTCATTGTCGACTGCAAAGATCCTAAGGCATGCACTGTTTTGTTGAGGGGAGCAAGCAAGGACGTCTTGAACGAGGTGGAGAGGAACCTTCAG GATGCCATGTCTGTTGCAAGGAACATTTTGAAAAACCCAAAACTTCTACCTGGAGGTGGTGGTACTGAATTGACTGTATCAGCAACACTGAAGCAAAAGAGTTCTTCAGTTGAAGGCGTGGAAAAG TGGCCGTACGAAGCTGCTGCGTTAGCATTTGAAGCAATCCCAAGAACTTTGCTTCAAAATTGTGGTTTGAATGTTATTAGGACAATGACACAACTCCAGGGAAAG CATGCGAATGGTGAAAACGCCTGGGTTGGCATTGATGGAAGGAGTGGTGATATTGTGGACATGAAAGAGCGGAAG ATCTGGGATTCTTACAGTGTGAAGGCACAGACGTTCAAGACAGCTATTGAGGCAGCTTGCATGCTTCTACGGATTGACGACATTGTCAGTGGTATCAAGAAGAAGCAGGCTCCTGGAGCCGGTGCTCCTAAGCAACCTCAGATCGAACAGGAGGGTGATGCAGACACTGAACAAATGATCCCAGAGTAG
- the LOC100827228 gene encoding uncharacterized protein LOC100827228 gives MPDSADPLPSQTSQPPQEASTASVNPDPDMPPGGSHGGSKLKKPLTGRLRAAAEERLAHLRAHLRLHPLDPPPRSLSATASPHEAALRSLGLLDFARLDLESQPPRPDLVTQLIAYYDPSQHRSFVLGNVRLGISRTDLVRALSLPPKPASTAPPPDVDPAAVISAVLEFMQSYILPPFQGDDMCILPQEVASAEQAVKDGSAHRVDWAGLIWGLVEKEILEVPKRDDGVCYYWPYLQRLISTQKPNLFQVVKEEERGEVALEVSADGNADAMSKNLELDPMDADADVRSKIMEESGLEMVDEVARDKILEEPEIEGAALASNNLEELEEGDVDVRSKSMEELELGVVDVAANVRSKISLETPNNGTSFDDSKAGDELELGLVSLEAATVTHQMLTSNDEVSAEREGDEDASRGAAEKDASPLAEMKEDEKADGEEEKDTTGLSLGISSVNDYDSMDAEENASVENLDVDDSDNEEAKESEDDAFVGYRGGVDMDWAIGDDKGDEGTTQFSQQYDQHTFRMEFENLNKGDIGMRDEVSFDDGFSVKMGSLNGMQSTDLLHAMNSIPSTYNGMENTHDLSSGEFLAMGADAHKNGMDMGPGSSIFGGNNGKRHIGEIDGYNDHMQEQPQFSLGSQQKRMRNCNDSSVSPGSSVFNTNIAGPIQNLMLEASMLYEQKDRALQDVLLEKQHLVNLLHEKDAIIHSMDSARFEQENKRKEDLRRFEHDLNEMGKLVSGYKAALKHTAAAFFEYRKKFPCNKFRYHDVAGGGGLVLGVKELERNRLKEEERNLAAANDMIHFFELEWFSKIDKWTEHLNLLCSKMEGLARDIHFLKEKRKAKVATPATEE, from the coding sequence ATGCCCGATTCCGCCGATCCCCTGCCCTCCCAAACCTCCCAGCCCCCGCAGGAAGCCTCTACCGCCTCCGTCAACCCCGATCCGGACATGCCTCCTGGGGGATCCCACGGCGGCAGCAAACTCAAGAAGCCCCTCACCGGAAggctccgcgccgccgccgaggagcgcCTCGCGCACCTCCGCGCCCACCTCCGTCTCCACCCGCTGGATCCCCCGCCCCGCTCCCTCTCAGCCACCGCCTCGCCTCACGAGGCCGCCCTCCGTTCCCTCGGTCTCCTCGACTTCGCGCGGCTCGACCTCGAATCACAGCCCCCGCGCCCCGATCTCGTCACGCAGCTCATCGCCTATTACGACCCGTCGCAGCACCGCAGCTTCGTCTTGGGGAACGTCCGCCTCGGTATCAGCCGTACGGACTTGGTCCGCGCGCTCTCCCTCCCACCCAAGCCGGCCTCCACGGCTCCCCCTCCCGACGTGGACCCCGCCGCGGTGATCTCCGCCGTCCTGGAGTTCATGCAGTCTTATATCCTTCCCCCGTTCCAGGGCGATGACATGTGCATACTGCCGCAGGAGGTGGCCTCCGCGGAACAGGCGGTCAAGGATGGGTCGGCGCATAGGGTTGACTGGGCCGGGCTGATCTGGGGACTCGTTGAGAAGGAGATTCTGGAGGTGCCCAAGAGGGATGATGGGGTGTGCTACTACTGGCCATATCTTCAAAGGCTCATTTCGACACAGAAGCCCAATCTATTCCAAGtggtgaaggaagaagagagaggggaggtTGCCCTGGAGGTGTCTGCGGATGGTAATGCGGATGCCATGAGCAAGAACTTGGAGTTGGACCCAATggatgctgatgctgatgtGAGGAGCAAGATAATGGAGGAATCAGGATTGGAGATGGTGGATGAAGTTGCGAGGGACAAAATCTTGGAGGAACCAGAGATAGAGGGTGCAGCTTTGGCGAGCAATAACTTGGAGGAGTTGGAGGAAGGGGATGTTGATGTTAGGAGCAAGAGCATGGAGGAACTGGAGTTGGGAGTTGTGGATGTGGCCGCTAATGTGAGGAGTAAGATATCATTGGAGACACCGAATAATGGCACGAGCTTCGATGACTCAAAGGCGGGGGATGAGTTGGAGCTGGGGCTTGTTTCATTGGAAGCAGCAACAGTTACGCATCAGATGCTGACTTCTAATGATGAGGTTTCAGCAGAGCGGGAGGGAGATGAAGATGCGTCTCGTGGCGCAGCAGAGAAGGATGCAAGCCCATTAGCAGAGATGAAAGAGGATGAGAAGGCagacggggaagaagagaaggacaCGACTGGGTTGAGCTTGGGGATTAGCTCTGTCAATGATTATGACAGTATGGATGCGGAAGAGAATGCATCTGTGGAAAATCTGGATGTGGACGATAGTGATAATGAGGAGGCGAAGGAGTCGGAGGATGATGCATTCGTGGGGTATCGGGGTGGAGTGGACATGGATTGGGCGATTGGGGATGATAAGGGGGACGAGGGAACGACACAGTTTTCACAGCAATATGACCAGCACACATTTCGGATGGAGTTCGAGAATTTGAATAAAGGGGATATTGGGATGAGGGATGAGGTAAGCTTTGATGATGGATTCTCTGTGAAAATGGGATCCTTAAATGGGATGCAATCAACAGACCTCCTTCATGCGATGAACTCAATTCCCTCGACGTACAATGGTATGGAAAATACGCATGACCTGTCCTCTGGAGAATTCTTGGCTATGGGTGCTGATGCACATAAGAATGGAATGGACATGGGTCCCGGGAGCTCAATTTTTGGTGGGAATAATGGGAAGAGGCACATCGGGGAAATTGATGGGTACAATGACCATATGCAAGAACAACCGCAGTTTTCATTGGGCAGTCAGCAGAAGCGGATGCGGAACTGCAACGATAGTAGTGTATCACCTGGATCATCAGTCTTCAATACAAATATTGCAGGACCCATACAGAACTTGATGCTAGAGGCTAGCATGCTCTATGAACAGAAAGATAGAGCGCTTCAAGATGTGCTATTAGAGAAGCAACACTTGGTTAACTTGCTGCATGAGAAGGACGCAATTATCCATTCCATGGACTCAGCCAGGTTTGAGCAAGAGAATAAGCGGAAAGAAGATCTTAGGCGCTTTGAGCATGATCTGAATGAGATGGGCAAGTTGGTCAGTGGCTATAAGGCAGCTTTGAAACATACTGCTGCCGCTTTCTTTGAGTACAGGAAGAAGTTCCCTTGTAACAAGTTCCGTTATCACGATGttgctggtggcggcggccttgtTCTTGGTGTCAAGGAGTTGGAGAGGAACCGGTTGAAGGAAGAGGAGCGAAACCTTGCTGCAGCAAATGATATGATACATTTTTTTGAGCTTGAATGGTTTTCAAAGATTGATAAGTGGACAGAGCATCTCAATCTTCTGTGCAGCAAAATGGAAGGACTCGCTAGGGATATTCATTTtctcaaggaaaaaagaaaagcgaAGGTTGCAACCCCGGCTACAGAAGAATGA